Proteins encoded together in one Mycobacterium simiae window:
- a CDS encoding carboxymuconolactone decarboxylase family protein → MTRVRLADLEQQPESIREWAARRGNLNVFRLLLNAPNVFPGWTRMLDELYASPTFDTRLREAIVLRVAHLQGSEYELAQHLPLGRAVGLTDQELDALATGEFAGFDRKERAALDVVDELCTTRRLRPQSVAAARKIFGDEALTELLMLVSCYYGLALVLNAADLDIDGPARSTNEGQRR, encoded by the coding sequence GACACGCGTTCGGCTGGCCGACCTGGAACAGCAGCCCGAATCCATCCGCGAGTGGGCCGCACGCCGCGGCAACCTCAACGTCTTTCGGCTACTCCTCAACGCGCCCAACGTCTTTCCCGGCTGGACCCGCATGCTCGACGAGCTCTACGCCAGCCCGACCTTCGACACCCGGCTGCGGGAAGCCATCGTGCTGCGCGTCGCGCACCTGCAGGGCTCGGAATACGAGCTGGCCCAACATCTGCCGCTGGGGCGCGCCGTCGGGCTCACCGACCAGGAGCTCGATGCCTTGGCCACCGGCGAGTTTGCGGGCTTCGACCGGAAAGAACGCGCGGCCCTCGACGTCGTCGATGAGCTGTGCACCACCCGCCGGCTGCGGCCCCAGTCCGTCGCCGCCGCCCGGAAAATCTTCGGCGACGAGGCGCTGACCGAACTGCTGATGCTCGTCAGCTGCTACTACGGCCTGGCCCTGGTGCTCAACGCGGCGGATCTGGACATCGACGGCCCAGCCCGCTCGACGAACGAAGGACAACGCCGATGA
- a CDS encoding carboxymuconolactone decarboxylase family protein — MTRIPYRRPEDMTEQARQLTEERGNLNVYRTLANADKVFTGWMLAGRDALTSPVLTRRLRELVTLRTAAVMDCAYELGQHRDIARTAGLEPAEIQAVLSDGDWETAQFDPTELAILRLTTELVSTRTVADALFDQVHQALGPEATVEVLMVIGRYAGLALMLNALDVDLDETARLPTIPR; from the coding sequence ATGACGCGGATCCCGTATCGGCGGCCCGAGGACATGACCGAGCAGGCCCGCCAATTGACCGAGGAGCGCGGCAATCTCAACGTCTACCGCACCCTGGCCAACGCCGACAAAGTGTTCACCGGCTGGATGCTGGCCGGCCGCGACGCCCTGACCAGCCCAGTGTTGACCCGCCGGCTGCGCGAACTGGTCACGCTGCGCACCGCCGCGGTGATGGACTGCGCCTACGAACTCGGCCAGCACCGCGACATCGCGCGCACGGCGGGCCTGGAACCCGCCGAGATCCAAGCCGTCCTCAGCGACGGCGATTGGGAGACAGCCCAATTCGACCCGACCGAGCTCGCGATCCTGCGCCTGACCACCGAACTGGTCAGCACCCGCACCGTGGCGGACGCACTGTTCGACCAGGTGCACCAGGCGCTCGGGCCGGAGGCCACCGTCGAGGTGCTGATGGTGATCGGCCGCTACGCCGGCCTGGCGCTAATGCTCAACGCGCTCGACGTCGACCTCGACGAAACCGCCCGGCTGCCGACCATACCCAGGTGA